GCAAGCCAGCTCCTACAAGGGTTTTGTGTCGTGCATAAAAAATGCCGCTCATGTGAGCGGCATTTCTGTACGGCAACCGGGCTTATTCCGAAGCCACGGCATTCTTCGCCAGGATCGCATTCGCCAATTCCATGTCCGTGGCCTGCAGGCCCGGGTTGTCGGCGCGGACTTTCTGCATGGCTGCTTCCAGGTATGGGCCGCGGATGCCGCCGTCACTGGCGACAAAACTGCTGGCATCGTCCTGGGCAGCGATGATCAGCTTGTGATCCTTGAACGTCAGGTAGGTCGAACCGGTGGTTGCACCGGAAGAAATGACGTTACGCCAAAAGCTATCGGCCATCGCCGAACCGACAGGCAGGGACAACAGGGCGATGGTAGCGACAGCAAGTTTGAGACGCATAGGGGGTGACTCCACTGGTTAACTGCGGTGTTGGATTGTCGCCCCCTCATCGAGTTCCCTGGCGGCCAAGCTACTTCTGCTCACTCTGCGGCGTTACGCGCAGCACCTCCTCGATCGTGGTCAAACCCGCTGCGACTTTCTGTGCCCCCGACAGGCGCAGGCTGCGCATGCCTTCCTTGAACGCCTGGCGCCGCACCGCCAGCAAGTCGGTATCGGGATTGATCAGTGCCTTCAAGCCATCGGTCAGTTGCATGATTTCGTACACCCCGGCGCGGCCGTGATAGCCGGTGTCGCGGCATTCCAGACAGCCGAT
The Pseudomonas sp. MYb327 DNA segment above includes these coding regions:
- a CDS encoding DUF2388 domain-containing protein, with product MRLKLAVATIALLSLPVGSAMADSFWRNVISSGATTGSTYLTFKDHKLIIAAQDDASSFVASDGGIRGPYLEAAMQKVRADNPGLQATDMELANAILAKNAVASE